A single genomic interval of Rutidosis leptorrhynchoides isolate AG116_Rl617_1_P2 unplaced genomic scaffold, CSIRO_AGI_Rlap_v1 contig415, whole genome shotgun sequence harbors:
- the LOC139883548 gene encoding protein IQ-DOMAIN 33-like, with protein sequence MKIPGEMVKNVFSRNKPRTTQESTTASVRSYNGMSKRRWNSVRSYLCGNELFNSVLAEEDSASFKSSEVTITQPLHFHQDNGEIQKDEMKNSISKLFLEDDAAIIIQSAFRDFLVASKYIISHIAKYKLYLQARRQSKEMKLEDDKQEEVLTATESPSRNSIATSVEVQAGNSVEALSVSEESVVLHHQKARTQVFRIKEDWDDSTVSSNISKMRIQNRLEAMTRRERALAYAFSQQLRICSKKKHKSDGSAEEPNMGWSWLERWMATRLPESLPVESKQSYNNHNVPNFVVRKSFFDFSIGEEKESCGSNEVSVHHDTLSEKDNEYEQAAGDYKKCKTESISEDKIDE encoded by the exons ATGAAGATACCTGGAGAAATGGTGAAGAATGTATTCTCTAGAAACAAGCCTAGGACAACACAAGAAAGCACTACTGCCAGT GTTAGGAGCTATAATGGAATGAGTAAGAGAAGATGGAATTCTGTTAGATCATACCTTTGTGGAAATGAGTTATTCAATTCCGTCCTTGCGGAAGAAGATTCAGCTTCGTTCAAGAGCTCCGAGGTCACTATAACACAGCCTTTACATTTTCATCAAGACAATGGAGAAATTCAGA aaGATGAGATGAAGAATTCAATATCAAAGTTGTTCCTTGAAGACGATGCTGCGATCATCATACAATCAGCCTTCAGAGACTTCCTGGTTGCTT CAAAGTATATAATTTCTCACATTGCTAAATATAAATTATATCTTCAGGCTAGACGTCAAAGCAAAGAAATGAAATTAGAAGATGATAAGCAGGAGGAGGTCCTCACTGCGACTGAAAGTCCCAGTAGGAATTCCATCGCAACATCTGTCGAAGTTCAGGCTGGAAATTCTGTGGAAGCTCTCTCTGTTTCTGAAGAAAGTGTAGTTTTACATCACCAAAAAGCTAGAACTCAGGTCTTCAGGATAAAG GAAGATTGGGATGATAGCACTGTGAGTAGCAACATATCGAAAATGAGAATTCAGAACAGACTAGAAGCGATGACTAGACGAGAGAGGGCTTTAGCTTATGCATTTTCTCAACAG CTGAGGATATGTTCGAAGAAGAAACACAAATCCGACGGGAGTGCAGAAGAACCAAACATGGGATGGAGTTGGCTAGAGAGGTGGATGGCGACACGTCTTCCTGAAAGTTTACCAGTTGAAAGCAAACAAAGTTACAATAATCACAATGTGCCGAACTTTGTTGTGCGGAAGAGTTTCTTTGATTTTTCCATCGGAGAAGAAAAGGAGAGCTGTGGATCAAACGAGGTATCTGTTCATCATGATACCTTATCAGAAAAAGATAACGAGTATGAACAAGCAGCTGGGGATTACAAGAAATGCAAAACTGAATCAATATCTGAAGACAAAATTGATGAATGA
- the LOC139883549 gene encoding LOW QUALITY PROTEIN: protein-tyrosine-phosphatase IBR5-like (The sequence of the model RefSeq protein was modified relative to this genomic sequence to represent the inferred CDS: inserted 2 bases in 1 codon) produces MRKRERENPCAVCGHYHDYENGEICGICGHRSPQASESAVHVSAFPSEILPEFLYLGSYDNASRSELLKTQGISRILNTVPSCQNLYKSSFAYHCLEDDKALAFDDANQYLEQCEKDKARVLVHCMSGKNRSPAIVIAYLMKTKRWRLPQSYQWVKDRRPSVELIEAVYMQLQEYEQKIFRSIENSNNQATTSFQAVXSFSFGFPEANEPFPNSNASVFNSVGNSSIFTSLPLNVVPQEFTFGATRPENNNVLQNQGSSDIPMDGS; encoded by the exons ATGAGGAAGAGGGAAAGAGAGAATCCTTGTGCTGTTTGTGGCCACTATCATGATTACGAGAACGGAGAGATTTGCGGGATTTGTGGTCACCGGAGTCCGCAGGCTTCCGAGTCGGCGGTTCACGTCAGTGCATTCCCGTCTGAGATCTTGCCGGAATTTCTGTATCTGGGCAGCTACGACAATGCTTCACGGTCAGAGTTGCTAAAGACTCAGGGGATTTCTCGTATACTTAAT ACGGTGCCATCTTGTCAAAATCTCTACAAGAGTTCATTTGCATATCACTGCCTTGAAGACGACAAAGCTTTAGCTTTTGACGATGCTAATCAATACTTGG AACAATGTGAGAAAGACAAAGCTCGAGTTCTTGTGCACTGCATGTCGGGCAAAAATAG ATCACCAGCTATTGTAATAGCTTATTTGATGAAGACGAAAAGATGGAGGTTGCCACAAAGTTATCAGTGGGTCAAAGATCGGAGACCATCTGTTGAGCTAATTGAAG CTGTGTACATGCAATTACAAGAATATGAGCAGAAAATATTCAGGTCAATCGAAAATAGCAACAACCAGGCGACGACAAGTTTTCAGGCTGT TTCCTTCAGCTTTGGTTTTCCAGAAGCTAATGAGCCATTTCCTAATTCTAATGCATCAGTTTTCAACAGTGTTGGCAACAGCTCTATTTTTACAAGTCTTCCTTTAAACGTCGTTCCACAAGAATTCACATTTGGAGCTACACGGCCTGAGAACAACAATGTCTTGCAGAACCAAGGTAGTAGTGATATTCCAATGGACGGTTCCTAG